A stretch of Crossiella cryophila DNA encodes these proteins:
- a CDS encoding RHS repeat-associated core domain-containing protein, translating into MRRVVSRAVLVVLTAALLPALPVAAAAAASPGPSVPLPGTNSAAVAAEPGQSRGPDEASRRALSGDQSPIANTPDAGTPAATSLSPSATWEVAAHSGDFSWSYPLRVPPAPGGLEPDLALSYRSSSVDGRSSVTNNQSSWIGEGWDLWPGFIERSYGSCLDDGHQTGDLCWRNDNATASFPGSGGTLIRGEGDTRWHLKSDDGAKVERIRDPGHRNGDNDGEHWKITTTDGTQYWFGSQPDSRSTWTVPVFGDDRDEPCNRGTYDTSHCVQAWRWNLDKVVDRNGNAIRYFYEPETNRYGLNIKKAGVDYIRGGTLQRIDYGLHEGLSTPATGRVEFTLADRCVPGLPAASCGQDKTGNWPDTPLNLGCGTPECDDHVPSFWTTKRLTAITTMVRRGTDYTPVDRWTLGQLYPEPGDPSGQRKENAALWLKEIRHTGLVHGSIELPPVTFEGTQLANRVDGPGDGRSAIWRYRVTGVISESGGVTSVNYAPTECTPANVPAKHEDNRMRCYPVKWKKPSGAVETQWFHKYVVSSVIQSDLVSSSTQTETRYEYLDGAAWRWDNSEFAKEETRTWNEFRGYGRVRTRTGATDDPGGSPVAMIEQRYHRGMHGDRGRQEIRVSDSLGESGTSSRVDWDWLQGMEFETTTYADGQSADPAVLERTVSHPVWHGPTASRDPHQSYIVRNGTERRFTALASGGFRQTKTVTSYDHPVAPGLFPTRVDDLGDVATGADDRCTTTAYSPNTTTWHLDLPVGERVVSVGCGSTPRFPEHALSEGRFGYDDRGNKTSVEVARERPASGPVWTSAGTAKYDRHGRVTESTDPMGRRSTNGHTPAEGGPVTAVTATSPATQTLPQGLVTTTTLEPATGTAVKEVDPNGRVTELAYDALGRRTQVWLANRPRSDNPRGSTEYAYQIRREAPSVVTTSQVGPNGAHTTSTALFDGSLRPRQTQRAAAGGGRLLVDTRYDSHGRAYKTTQPYFNADPVDGVLRVAADTEIPGLTRTRFDGLGRPVSAVYQQGAHDAWSSTTGYGGDRTHSTPPNGGTATTVLTDAHGRTTERRQYHAPTPTGSFEATRYAYAPSGQLAEVTGPDGAVWRFGYDLRGRRTSSTDPDAGLTTMEYDDAGRLTSTRNQLGRSTFRGYDELGRKTELRESGPTGPVLARWTYDTAGAGKGLPATATRLLGADSYTSRIGGYTALNKVLNTSVTLPASAGLLAGTYTWGFGYGADGTVTGETYPGVPNADNLGAQTVNHDHDHSGRPTVTRTGGGVKLVSGTLYTRYGEVERLEQGAEPRRAWQSFYYHTSTRRLMRSIVDTETAAPMRSDVHYTYDKAGTITSMADRTLERPADIQCLRHDHLRRLTEAWTTAAAQWREPDGTTDGGCTAEPGDSAGADGPAPYRHSYRHGPGGNRVEETHHVAGAKRTREYRYPTGSQPHTLRTVAGPAGTESYDYDAIGQLTRRVTPGSDQTLEWDAEGRLAKVTGTGGETGYVYDADGTRLLRKDSGGTTLYLGKQEVFLPAAGGKPTVTRYYSHGGRIVAMAKGATMTWLAGDHQGTGQVAVNTETLAVSQRRQLPYGGPRGEQQGAWPGERGFVGGTMDASTGLTNLRAREYDPGTGRFISPDPVMDVADPQQMHGYSYANNNPVTFSDPSGLACSGPDGIGCGHKVSKEGYGDQRDDGNRTRYKAAQNRWVNNYRAERARIQEKLRQPVRRNGDGIRCADGAKTCKTSVDADAARERHRRDLERSQVIREQMNATFPKEAKAFILELDGVNWASFESGSVCIEAGGGVLVHASVTGCINWDSVGFTVSGNVKGGLKFGGGASITVVVRANDQAADKVDAGLNFSGEVGPKVIAGVGGGVKAAAEHSLLDGGRSASLEFEFGTGADVSLGGGYVQLGLNPGYRKKWDEF; encoded by the coding sequence ATGAGACGCGTTGTGTCCCGGGCGGTGCTGGTCGTGCTGACCGCCGCACTGCTGCCCGCACTGCCGGTCGCCGCGGCCGCGGCGGCCTCCCCCGGACCGTCGGTGCCGTTGCCTGGCACGAACTCGGCGGCCGTGGCGGCCGAACCGGGTCAGTCCCGCGGGCCGGACGAGGCATCCCGCCGGGCGCTCTCCGGCGACCAGTCCCCGATCGCGAACACCCCGGACGCCGGCACCCCGGCGGCGACCTCGCTGTCCCCCTCGGCGACCTGGGAGGTGGCCGCGCACAGCGGTGACTTCAGCTGGTCCTACCCGCTGCGGGTGCCACCGGCGCCCGGCGGGCTGGAGCCGGATCTCGCGCTGTCCTACCGTTCCTCCTCTGTGGACGGTCGTTCCAGCGTGACGAACAACCAATCCTCCTGGATCGGCGAGGGCTGGGACCTGTGGCCGGGCTTCATCGAACGCAGCTACGGCAGCTGCCTGGACGACGGCCACCAGACCGGGGACCTGTGCTGGCGCAACGACAACGCCACCGCCTCCTTCCCCGGCTCGGGCGGCACGCTGATCCGCGGCGAGGGCGACACCCGGTGGCACCTCAAGTCCGACGACGGGGCCAAGGTCGAGCGGATCCGGGATCCCGGCCACCGCAACGGGGACAACGACGGCGAGCACTGGAAGATCACCACCACCGACGGCACCCAGTACTGGTTCGGCTCCCAGCCGGACTCCAGGTCGACCTGGACGGTGCCGGTCTTCGGCGACGACCGCGACGAGCCCTGCAACCGCGGCACCTACGACACCTCGCACTGCGTGCAGGCCTGGCGGTGGAACCTGGACAAGGTGGTGGACCGCAACGGAAACGCGATCCGCTACTTCTACGAGCCGGAGACCAACCGCTACGGCCTGAACATCAAGAAGGCCGGCGTCGACTACATCCGCGGCGGCACCCTGCAACGCATCGACTACGGCCTGCACGAGGGCCTGTCCACGCCCGCGACCGGACGGGTCGAGTTCACCCTGGCCGACCGCTGCGTGCCCGGCCTGCCCGCGGCCTCCTGCGGGCAGGACAAGACCGGGAACTGGCCGGACACCCCGCTGAACCTCGGTTGCGGCACACCGGAATGCGATGACCACGTGCCCTCGTTCTGGACCACCAAACGACTGACCGCGATCACCACGATGGTCCGGCGGGGCACGGACTACACGCCGGTGGACCGGTGGACGCTGGGCCAGCTCTACCCCGAACCCGGCGACCCCAGCGGCCAGCGCAAGGAGAACGCCGCGCTCTGGCTCAAGGAGATCAGGCACACCGGCCTGGTGCACGGTTCGATCGAACTGCCGCCGGTCACCTTCGAGGGCACCCAGCTGGCCAACCGGGTGGACGGGCCGGGCGACGGCCGCTCCGCGATCTGGCGGTACCGGGTCACCGGGGTGATCTCCGAATCCGGCGGCGTCACCTCGGTCAACTACGCCCCGACCGAGTGCACCCCGGCCAACGTGCCCGCCAAGCACGAGGACAACCGGATGCGCTGCTACCCGGTGAAGTGGAAGAAACCCAGCGGCGCGGTGGAAACCCAGTGGTTCCACAAGTACGTGGTGTCCTCGGTGATCCAGTCCGACCTGGTCTCCAGCAGCACCCAGACCGAGACCCGCTACGAGTACCTGGACGGCGCGGCCTGGCGCTGGGACAACTCGGAGTTCGCCAAGGAGGAGACCAGGACCTGGAACGAGTTCCGCGGCTACGGCCGGGTGCGCACCCGCACCGGCGCCACCGACGACCCCGGCGGCAGCCCGGTGGCCATGATCGAACAGCGCTACCACCGCGGCATGCACGGCGACCGCGGCCGCCAGGAGATCCGGGTGTCGGACTCCCTCGGCGAGTCCGGCACGAGTTCCCGGGTGGACTGGGACTGGTTGCAGGGCATGGAATTCGAGACCACCACCTACGCCGACGGGCAGAGCGCGGACCCGGCGGTGCTGGAACGCACGGTCAGCCACCCGGTGTGGCACGGCCCGACCGCGAGCCGGGATCCGCACCAGTCCTACATCGTGCGCAACGGCACCGAACGCCGGTTCACCGCGCTGGCGTCAGGCGGCTTCCGGCAGACCAAGACCGTCACCTCCTACGACCACCCTGTCGCCCCCGGCCTGTTCCCGACCAGGGTGGACGACCTGGGTGATGTGGCCACCGGCGCGGACGACCGGTGCACCACGACCGCCTACTCCCCCAACACCACCACCTGGCACCTGGACCTGCCGGTGGGCGAACGGGTCGTCTCGGTCGGGTGCGGCAGCACGCCGAGGTTCCCCGAGCACGCCCTGTCCGAGGGCCGCTTCGGCTACGACGACCGCGGCAACAAGACCAGCGTCGAGGTCGCCAGGGAACGACCGGCCTCCGGTCCGGTGTGGACCTCCGCGGGCACCGCCAAGTACGACCGGCACGGCCGGGTCACCGAGTCCACCGACCCGATGGGCAGGCGGAGCACCAACGGGCACACCCCGGCCGAGGGCGGCCCGGTCACCGCGGTCACCGCGACCAGCCCGGCCACCCAGACACTGCCCCAGGGCCTGGTCACCACGACCACCCTGGAACCGGCCACCGGGACGGCGGTCAAGGAGGTCGACCCCAACGGCCGGGTCACCGAACTGGCCTACGACGCACTCGGCCGCCGCACCCAGGTCTGGCTGGCCAACCGGCCCCGCTCGGACAATCCCAGGGGCAGCACCGAATACGCCTACCAGATCCGCCGGGAAGCGCCCTCGGTGGTGACCACCAGCCAGGTCGGCCCCAACGGCGCGCACACCACCAGCACCGCCCTGTTCGACGGGTCGCTGCGGCCACGGCAGACCCAGCGGGCCGCGGCCGGTGGCGGACGGCTGCTGGTGGACACCCGGTACGACTCGCACGGCCGCGCTTACAAGACAACCCAGCCCTACTTCAACGCCGACCCGGTGGACGGCGTGCTCCGGGTCGCCGCCGACACCGAGATCCCCGGCCTGACCCGCACCAGGTTCGACGGCCTCGGCCGGCCGGTCAGCGCGGTGTACCAACAGGGCGCGCACGATGCCTGGTCGAGCACCACCGGCTACGGCGGCGACCGCACGCACAGCACACCACCGAACGGGGGCACCGCGACCACGGTGCTCACCGACGCGCACGGCCGCACCACCGAGCGCCGCCAGTACCACGCGCCAACGCCGACCGGGAGTTTCGAGGCCACCAGGTACGCCTACGCGCCCAGCGGCCAGCTCGCCGAGGTGACCGGACCGGACGGGGCGGTGTGGCGCTTCGGCTACGACCTGCGCGGCCGCCGGACCAGCTCCACCGACCCGGACGCGGGCCTCACCACGATGGAATACGACGACGCGGGCAGGCTCACCTCGACCAGGAACCAGTTGGGCCGCAGCACCTTCCGCGGCTACGACGAGCTGGGCCGCAAGACCGAACTGCGGGAGTCCGGGCCCACCGGGCCGGTGCTGGCGCGCTGGACCTACGACACGGCGGGGGCGGGCAAGGGCCTGCCAGCCACCGCGACCAGGTTGCTCGGCGCGGACAGCTACACCAGCAGGATCGGTGGCTACACGGCGCTGAACAAGGTGCTGAACACCTCGGTGACGCTGCCCGCCAGCGCCGGACTGCTCGCGGGCACCTACACCTGGGGCTTCGGCTACGGCGCCGACGGCACCGTCACCGGCGAGACCTACCCGGGCGTGCCGAACGCGGACAACCTCGGCGCGCAGACGGTCAACCACGACCACGACCACTCCGGCAGGCCCACGGTCACCCGCACCGGCGGCGGGGTCAAGCTGGTCAGCGGCACGCTGTACACCCGCTACGGCGAGGTCGAGCGCCTCGAACAGGGCGCCGAACCGCGCCGGGCCTGGCAGTCCTTCTACTACCACACCAGCACCCGGCGCCTGATGCGGTCCATTGTGGACACCGAGACGGCGGCCCCGATGCGATCGGACGTGCACTACACCTACGACAAGGCGGGCACGATCACCTCGATGGCCGACCGGACCCTGGAACGGCCCGCCGACATCCAGTGCCTGCGGCACGACCACCTGCGCAGGCTGACCGAGGCGTGGACCACGGCGGCCGCGCAGTGGCGGGAACCCGACGGCACAACGGATGGCGGTTGCACGGCCGAGCCCGGCGACTCCGCAGGGGCTGACGGCCCCGCGCCGTACCGGCACTCCTACCGGCACGGCCCCGGCGGCAACCGGGTCGAGGAAACCCACCACGTGGCAGGAGCCAAGCGCACCAGGGAATACCGCTACCCCACCGGGTCCCAGCCGCACACGCTGCGCACGGTGGCCGGTCCGGCAGGCACCGAGAGCTACGACTACGACGCCATCGGCCAGCTCACCCGGCGGGTCACCCCCGGCTCCGACCAGACCCTGGAGTGGGACGCCGAAGGCCGTCTGGCCAAGGTGACCGGCACCGGCGGCGAGACCGGCTACGTCTACGACGCCGACGGCACCCGCCTGCTGCGCAAGGATTCCGGTGGCACCACGCTGTACCTGGGCAAGCAGGAGGTCTTCCTGCCCGCGGCCGGTGGCAAGCCGACCGTCACCCGCTACTACAGCCACGGCGGGAGGATCGTGGCCATGGCCAAGGGCGCCACGATGACCTGGCTGGCCGGCGATCACCAGGGCACCGGCCAGGTGGCGGTCAACACCGAGACCCTGGCCGTGTCCCAGCGCCGTCAGCTGCCCTACGGCGGCCCGCGCGGGGAGCAGCAGGGGGCGTGGCCGGGGGAACGCGGTTTCGTCGGGGGCACCATGGACGCCTCGACCGGGCTGACCAACCTGCGGGCCCGCGAGTACGACCCCGGCACCGGCCGGTTCATCAGCCCCGACCCGGTGATGGACGTGGCCGATCCGCAGCAGATGCACGGCTACTCCTACGCCAACAACAACCCGGTCACCTTCAGCGACCCCTCCGGCCTGGCCTGCAGCGGCCCGGACGGCATCGGCTGCGGTCACAAGGTCAGCAAGGAGGGCTACGGCGACCAGCGGGACGACGGCAACCGGACCAGGTACAAGGCGGCCCAGAACAGGTGGGTCAACAACTACCGGGCCGAACGGGCGCGGATCCAGGAGAAGCTGCGGCAGCCGGTCCGGCGCAACGGCGACGGCATCCGCTGTGCCGACGGCGCCAAGACCTGCAAGACCTCCGTTGACGCGGACGCGGCACGGGAACGCCACCGGCGGGATCTGGAACGCTCGCAGGTCATCAGGGAGCAGATGAACGCGACCTTCCCCAAGGAGGCCAAGGCGTTCATCCTCGAACTCGACGGGGTCAACTGGGCCAGTTTCGAGTCGGGCTCGGTCTGCATCGAGGCGGGCGGGGGCGTCCTGGTGCACGCCTCCGTGACCGGGTGCATCAACTGGGACTCGGTGGGCTTCACGGTGAGCGGCAACGTCAAGGGCGGCCTGAAGTTCGGTGGTGGCGCCAGCATCACGGTGGTCGTCCGGGCCAACGACCAGGCCGCGGACAAGGTGGACGCGGGCCTCAACTTCAGCGGAGAGGTCGGCCCGAAGGTGATCGCCGGGGTGGGCGGCGGGGTCAAGGCGGCCGCCGAACACAGCCTGCTCGACGGCGGTCGCAGCGCCTCGCTCGAATTCGAGTTCGGCACGGGCGCGGACGTCAGCCTCGGCGGCGGGTACGTCCAGCTCGGGCTCAACCCTGGGTACCGGAAGAAGTGGGACGAGTTCTAG